The Tepidibacter aestuarii genome contains a region encoding:
- a CDS encoding polysaccharide deacetylase family protein, which translates to MKNKAIIIFILLTFVLSGCSKSDVSKSEVDLKSSDSAQSSEIKKESSDVKIDYNKVKPNELGKIMVLMYHNIGQEESTWVRTPDNFRKDLNTLYEKKYRTISLNDYASGNINTEAGFTPVVITFDDGNENNFRVFEENGDIKIDPNCAIGILEEFKKSHPDFDTTATFFLNSNIFNQPEYVDYKLNFLLENGYDIGNHTLYHTDLSKSDKDTIQKAIVQEIEVINKYVKDYSVNTLALPFGGKPQGDDYIYAIKGGYDSISYNNNAVLLVGWDPYKSPYHKNFDFSKIHRVRASETNVDNVGLYDWLNKFDENKQIRYISDGDSNTICIPNNYEDVLNKDIKDKIIVTY; encoded by the coding sequence ATGAAAAATAAAGCTATAATTATTTTTATTTTATTAACATTTGTATTGTCTGGCTGTTCTAAATCAGATGTTTCAAAGAGTGAAGTTGATTTAAAATCTTCAGATTCTGCTCAATCAAGTGAAATAAAAAAAGAAAGCTCTGATGTTAAAATAGATTATAACAAGGTTAAACCTAATGAACTCGGAAAAATAATGGTCTTGATGTATCACAATATAGGACAAGAAGAATCTACATGGGTTAGAACTCCTGATAACTTCAGAAAAGATTTAAATACTTTGTACGAAAAAAAATATCGTACTATAAGCCTTAATGATTATGCAAGTGGAAACATAAATACAGAAGCTGGTTTTACTCCTGTTGTTATAACATTCGATGATGGAAATGAAAATAACTTTAGAGTATTTGAAGAAAATGGTGATATCAAAATAGATCCTAATTGTGCTATTGGGATTTTAGAAGAATTTAAGAAATCTCATCCTGATTTTGATACTACGGCTACATTCTTTTTAAACTCTAATATATTCAACCAACCTGAATATGTAGATTATAAATTAAACTTTCTATTGGAAAATGGATATGATATAGGAAATCACACTCTATATCATACTGATTTATCAAAGTCAGATAAAGACACTATACAAAAGGCTATAGTTCAAGAAATCGAGGTTATAAATAAGTATGTTAAAGATTATTCTGTAAATACTTTAGCTTTACCATTTGGAGGAAAACCACAAGGTGACGATTATATATATGCGATTAAGGGAGGATATGATTCCATATCATACAATAATAACGCTGTCCTACTTGTTGGATGGGACCCTTACAAATCTCCTTACCATAAGAACTTTGACTTTAGTAAAATTCATAGAGTTCGAGCTAGCGAGACTAACGTAGACAATGTTGGTTTATATGATTGGCTAAACAAATTCGATGAAAACAAACAAATACGATATATAAGTGATGGAGACTCAAATACTATATGTATACCTAATAATTATGAAGATGTATTAAATAAAGATATAAAGGATAAAATTATAGTAACTTATTAA